The DNA region CAAATTCATCTAAAAACTGCCGGTGCCAGGGTAGAAATGCCGCATTGCCATGAGCGCCATTCACTAATGTTGTGCCATTTGGAGCTCGCCGGCCCGTCATATCCATTGTTGCTAAATGGGTGGCCACAAACTGGTCATACTCGCTGATGCGAACGCCGTTAGGGGTGGTAACAAATCTTTGGGTTTTTAACGTGACGACGGCATTGACGAACCGATCTATCTCAGTCTGGGTCATCGTCGCGGCATTTGTTCTCACCTGCAAAGTTCCACTGGTATTCCCAGAGTTGGGCATGGTGTCATATCTGTAGCCCAGGTTTGTGAAATCTATAACGTCTGCCGGTCTAACAAGGCTTCTAGAAAAAGTATAGGCTTGAGCAGGATTCGCACAAAAAGCTACAACAGTGCCGGCGACTAAGCCGATCCAGGTGAAAGTTTGTTTGAAAGCCATAAAATTACCTCGATGAAAAGCGCAAAATTAATGTATTAATACGTTAAAGCGCCGGTCGTGCTAAGCGAAGATTGCTTAGCTAGCGCCTAGGCGATAAGTTCCAATATCCTGCTTCGCTGAATGACGCTAGTAGTTTTGCTTCACTCAACGCAAAGCCTCTCCTGTTGAAAGTTGCCACACATTTCTTCTCAACAGGATTAGCAACTATGTTTAGTTGGTTAAATTGGCAAGTCCGAGAGAGCTGTTTTTTGGAGTTTTGACGAGCGCAAAGGCTCTGGAACGCCCAATCTCAGGGGCCTTGACCTTTTATGTTATCTATGCATTTAACAATAAACTCATACTTCCCCATTTTGTTGCCAAAATGGCAGAATTTTTTTGTATAAAACAAGCCCCCATTTAATTTTTCCACTGAGGGGGCAATTAAATGGCTGCCGGCTTATCGAAACATAACTTTTTTTAACGGATTGGTGCTTAAGTTCAGGGAAACGGCTCAATAAATTGCGAATCTGAGCCGGCTCAGAATCGAGCAAGCTGGAGATTAAACTGCCCTAAAAATAGCGTAAGCGTGGGACGGGGCAGTTATTAAAGAGTCATGAAGACTCGGCTCGTTCAAAACTACTGACTTTCTTAATATTTTTTTACGTCATGTGTGATGTATGGAAGGTTGTTGAAGTTTAATAGAGGGTGTGTGGTCGCCAACTAACAAACTGATGAGTGAGCTTAGGTCGAGTTAGCCGGCAGTTATTTTAAGCTTTTTGTGGTTGTTTACCCTTACGCAAGCGACCGGCACCCAATGCCCCAAATGCCAATAGACCTAATATAGAAGCCGGTTCTGGAACGTTTTCTGATTGATGGCAGGGCATATCACAGGGCATATTTACTTCGTCAGGACACGGCTCATCCCCATGATAGGCATGATGGCCCCAAGGATTGTACACATTGCCGGTCGTATCTGAGAATAAGTCTTCCGGGGCGCTGGCCATCAGGAACGATGAGAAATTAGTATTAGTGGGAGCAATACCCGGTAATCCGGGGATTAGGGCGGCTAAGTCCGCAGCAACCTTCGATTGACCTCGATCCCAAGGCCACATCGGGTCGAGCCGGCTGTGTCCATAGCCCTGGAAACTATTAGGATAAGCCTCTGCACCATTCAAACGACCAGTACCCGCAACAGCAGTCTGCCATCTAGCCCAAAGGCGATCAACGTTGGCATGAAGCATATAAAACATGGGATCGTTGTTAGAGGCCATCGTGTTCATAGAGCCTCCCACCCAGTTGTGCATGGGGTTGTGGATGTTTAACTCTAGCCGAGAGTTTAAAGTCTGGTAGCTAGGTGTAGTGAGCGCTGCATCTTCCTGGGCGGCAGTGATCAACCCCCGTGGATTCGCTGCAGTTCTTGGGGCAAAATTCCCCAAATTGCGTGTCAGTGCCTGTGTGCCGGTGGAGGTTCCCAGCCAAACATCGCCACTCAAGTCACTTCTCTGAACCCATCCGTTGGCAGTTGTGAATGGCCCGGTCCGAACCGGCCCCCCAGGGTTTCCATTGGCGTTAAACCCATTACCTCCCATAAAATTTTGGGAAAGAATCACATTTTGAGTGGCATTAGCATCCGTCCAATCCCAATAAGGAATGGTTACAGTCGGATCTACTGTTTGCAATGCCCTTTCAAATTCATATATAAACGTCCGGTGCCACGGCAAAAAGCCGGCCCTGCCATGCGCTGCATTAAATAAAGGACGCCCATCTGGCCCAGGACGACCGGCTAAATCCATCGCTCCCAAATGGGTGGCTACAAATTGGTCATACTCACTGACAACAACGCCGTTAGCAGCCCTCACTGTTCTTGTTTTTAACGTCTGGATAGCATTTACGAATCTTGACATCTCATTCGCACTCAAGCTAGCCGCGTTTCTTCTGACCTGTAAACCTGCTGTGCCGCCCGGAACATTTATACCGGTGTATGTGTAACCCAGCGCCCTAAAATCCAGAACGTCATTCGGTCTGTAAAGGTTGCGGCTAAAAGTATATGCTTGCGCTTGTACTGCACCAAACACGATAGCACTGCCTGTTATTAAGCTAAGCCAGCTAGAAGCGCGTTTTAGATTCATGTAATTATCCTTCCAACACAATACAAATTCAGGGGTGGGATGCTAACCGGCATTCGCAATTTTCTCGGCTGACCCTGAGTTACAAATATTTAGTGAATTAAGCCCGCGTTCTTTTGAGATTTGTTGTTACGCTTATCCCAGGATAGAGCCATCTCGACATATTCACTCTCAAAATCTCTGTATTTTTACGGAATCTTTATAAATTTAAACCGGAAAAAATAATTTCCCCTTTAAAACGAAGGCAGTAATTTTCATAGTAATTTTTCTATTTTTACTTAAAAACTATCATTAAAAATTAATACAAATTGTAAACTTTCTTATGAAGACTGAATATTTTGGTAGGTTATAACTTATAATTAAGCCTTAAATTAGAGCCTTAATAAATTTCTATAAATTCATTGTAAGCAATCAGCATCTTTTACGTTAAAAGCTATGAAATGCTTATACAGTAAGCGATTTTATTCGTGACAAAGGTCTAAAAAAGTGCTTTTTGCATTATTAATAGAACGAAATCCGGATTAATCAGACGAGTAAAGCTGTCAATTTATTTTATTGTTTAAGTTAAAATTATTAAATTTTTGTACTTGTACTTAAGTACAGGATATTTTTAACAGCTACTAGATATAGGTTATTTAAAAAAAATTAATAACTGAGTAATGGGTAGTTTTTTTGAACGAAAGCTCTGTAAAGATTTTGTAAAGCTACATCACTACATGACTAAAAAGATATTATAGAAATATAAGAAATACAAATAGTAAATCCGACAGATTAGTTAAATGACTTGATGAATGCTTCCAAAAAGCAGACCTTTATAAACTCACCCTAACCCGCAACTTATCACCTGAGCGTCCCCCTACGCAATTACCCGGAGTGCAGGTTAGTGGTGAGTCTTGAGTGGTGAGGGAGTAACCGAGTGTATTGCTCAAACCCTTGGACTGAATAAGTTTATAGAGCGCTCCACACTCAGCACTCACCACTCAGCATGAGAAGAAGAAAATGCTTTAGACTCAGGACATCGCAGCTAAATCGGGAAAAACTTCCCGCACTGCCGGATGCACGAGCTGGTGGTTTCGCACATTTAGCCCACTTGCCAAAACCGGCTCAGTGTCTAAAGCTGTGATCCCCTGATTTGCCAACTTAAGCACATAAGGTAAAGTGCTGTTATTAAGGGCTTGGGTTGCAGTCCAGGGAACCGCCCCAGGCATATTAGGCACGCCATAGTGGACAACGCCCTCTTCTACATAAGTGGGATGGGTATGAGAAGTTGGGCGCAATGTTTCCACACAGCCACCCTGATCTACTGCAACATCAATAATCACAGAACCCGGACGCATTTTTCCGACAAGATTTCGAGACACAAGCACCGGCGCGCGTCTTCCTAATACTAAAACAGCACCGATCAGCAAGTCGGCATCTGGAACGAGGGACTCAACTTGCAAAGGCTGGCTGTAAAGTAGCTGAACTCTAGAACCAAAGAGGGTTTCGAGATAGGCTAACCGCTCAACGTTGATATCCAAAATTTGAACTTGAGCGCCCATCCCCACCGCCATTCGTGCCGCTTCTGTGCCAACAATACCAGCACCTAAAATCACCACTTTACCCGGCATTACCCCAGGAACGCCGCCTAAGAGAACGCCTCGCCCTCCCTGCTGGCGCTCTAAAAATCTTGATCCAAACTGCACTGCCAACCTGCCGGCGATGATGCTCATCGGCGTGAGTAGAGGCAGTCGTTTATCTGGCAGTTCGACGGTTTCATAAGCGATCGCGCTGACGCCAGAATCAATCAGATGTTCTGTCAAAGTCCGATCAGCGGCTAGGTGCAAATAGGTAAAGAGCAACTGCTCTTTCTGGAGAAACGGGTACTCTGGCGACAGCGGTTCCTTGACTTTAACAACCAGTTCCCGATCCCAAGCGTCTTTGGCGCTGCCAACAATTTTAGCGCCGGCCTGAATATAATCTTCATCCCCCAAGCCGGCACCGGCACCCGCGCCGGTTTCCACAAACACCGAATGACCCTTTTCACACAATACCCGAACGCTGCTCGGACTCAAGCCGACACGAAACTCCTGATCCTTCGTTTCCTTAGGAACGCCAATTTCCATCTGCCACCTCTTTATGACCCATGCTTTTAGCTTATGTCGTTACTGACTTGCGCTGAGAATACTCTCACTGTATGACAGCCGGCTCATGGTTTGCTGCTATCCTATCGACAGAGTTTGGCGATATTTGAGGTGCCGGCGGTGACGATTAAAATTAGCGGGCGCAATCAGCTCACAGGTAGAGTGACGGATATTCAACTCGGAGATATCCTGGCAGAAGTCACAATTCAAGTTGGAGATAACTTGATCGATGCTGTAATCACGCGCCGGTCTGCTGAAAATCTTAAAATTGCGATAGGGGATGAAGTGACAGCCCTGATTAAAGCAACAGAAGTCATGGTCATCAAAGAGGTTGATTAGATTCAGTTCCTCAAAGTCGTGGTTGACGGGATACCAAGCATCTCTACAATGGAAGACAATAAAAGGTAAAGAATTGTAACTAAGCGACAAAACCATGACTCAACCACAACCCACCACCACACCCAAACTAGAGGAGCCGAAGTTTGGTTTTAATGACTACGCTGAGCGCTTGAACGGTCGAGCTGCCATGATTGGCTTTGCGCTAACCGTAATCATTGAGTATGTTACCGGCCAGGGTTTGCTGGAATGGCTTGGACTTAAGTAAGCTAAGCAAGCAACCCTTCCCAAACTGAAACAAGCAGCCGTTGCTGCAAGTCTTTGCACTTAGAAGCTGGTTCGGGAAGGGTTACTGGCTTAACACCGATTGAAGGAATCCAAGTTTTGTCAAGATTCCCTACACTTTAAGGTGTAAGTTTAAGCTAGAGTATCGTTGAGCTAGAAGCGTTAAAGCGTTGTTGGCACTGTAAGTCTTAAGATTCGGAAATAAATAGGAACCAAGCAGACTGTGATGAACGTTGTATGGCCTCGAATTTTGAAGTCAGCCTATCGTAGAGAACCCATTACCAGCTTTATCATTACGGTTGGAGCCGTAGATGCTGTAATTGGGGGGATCGGCTCTCGCGGATCGTTGCTCACCTTCGGACTCACTATGGCAGGCGTTGCCCTCGCACTGCGTTGGTGGCAATTCCAGCGCAGTCAAGTTGAACAACCAGAACGAGTTCCGGAACTTTATCTGCCGGCAAGCTCATCCCGCCCTCAGTTGCCCCAGTTAGCGCCCGCTAAGAAACGCCGTCCTCAATAGAGAATACAACCGTTGGTCAAGGCGGGTTTATTGATAATTTTGACTGTGTGATTAACACTGTGGTTAAACCCGCCCATTACAAGAGTTGCAGATTGAATCAGCTCATTGAGCAAATCTTATTGGCATAACAGTTATGGGCACTCGTGCTATCGCCAAATTGCTTAAAATTGGCGAAGTCGCCGCCGGCACAGGGTTGCCGGTTAAAACTATTCGCTACTACGATGAAATTGGTTTGCTGGCTCCTACCGTAGAACGCTCTGATTCAGGATACCGGCTGTTTACCGAAGCGATCATGAACCGGCTCGCATTTATTAAACGAGCGCAATCTTTAGGACTCAGTCTCAGTGAAATTCAAGAACTTCTAAGCGTCCATGATCGCGGAGAGTTACCTTGCGGTGAAGTTAAACACCGGCTGCAAACTAAATTAGAGGAAATCGCAGAACAAATTGCCGCGTTAGAAATGCTAAAAGCTGAATTGCAAGGGTTACTGAGCGGATGGGAAGAACAACCGCCGGCTCACCTCATTGCTCAAACAATATGTCCGAACATTCAATCGAATAATGATGAATGAAGGATGAGAAAACTTTTGCATTCTGTATTTTCAATTTTGCATTTTCTTAAATGGAAGACTATTTTATTAGGCGTTTTTCTTGCCGTTAGCATTGCTAATATTTCTCACACTTCATCGGTTAGCGCTACGACAAAAAGTTTAATTTCCAGCACGGAAATTTCCCGAATTATCCCGCGTCCCAGTGCTTGGGAAAGTCCGCAACTGATTCGGATTTTGGAAGATCATAAAGGGACTGTTGAAACCCTTTCCTTCAGCCCAGACGGACAGATACTTGCTAGTGGTGGCGGCAGTTTAGATCCCAGAATTAGAATTTGGGACTTGCAAAAAGGGGAAAAAATCCGCACGCTTAAAGGACATAAAACAAGGGTGCTGGCTTTAGCAATCGCGCCTGATGGTGAAACACTCACCAGCGGCAGTGATGACTCCCTACTCAATATTTGGAATTTTAAAACCGGCAAGCTCAATCATACGTTCTTAGAGCCGGCTAGCAATATTTTATCTCTAGCGATTAGTCCAAACGGTCAAACCCTCGTTAGTGGCGGTTTGGATGGGATTAAATTATGGGATTTAACCAAACAGCGACCCTTGCAAGATTTTGTGCGCTATGAGATTTTTTATTCAGTTGCGATTAGTCCCGACAATCGTCTGCTAGTGAGTGGCAGCAAAGACGCAACGGTGAAAGTGTGGGATTTGTCCACCGGCAACTTCATCGGCACCCTCAAGGGACACACACAGCCGGTGAGTGCGCTTGTTTTCACACCAGACAGTCAAACTTTAATTACCGGCAGTTACGATACTACGATTAAAGTGTGGAATATCCAAACAGGGGAACTGATACACACACTTTTTGACCATACCAGCCAAATTGATTCTTTAGCGATGAACCCAGACGGGCAAACCTTAGCAAGTGCCGGTCATGATGGTATCCGGGTATGGGATTTAAACACTCAGCAGCTAATTGTTAAGTTTCCCGCCCATTCCGACTGGGTGCAATCCCTGGCATTCAGTCCAGATGGGCAAACGCTTGCCAGTGGGGGATTTGACAAGTTGATTAAGATTTGGCAAGCGAGTCCACCGCCTCAAGAGGTTTTAACCGGCAACGGAATTTAAACTTTTATTTGAAAAGCTTGTAGTGCCGGCATCTTGCCCGCTAGAAATATTACAATTTACTTAGATTGCTATAACCCTCGATCAAACGGCTTCTCTGTCACCAATATCTCGTTTTAAGGGGCGCTTATAAGTAAATGAAAAAGTGTCTCCACTATCCATCACCTGTTGGATTTCCCCATACATTGGATAGTCACCAACCCCACTAAGATTTGCCCAACCTCTGGCCCGTGTTAAGGCAATAAATAGCTGGTTACGCAAGCTAACATCACTGTCATTTCGAGCGACATTATCACAGCCAACCACATAAACCATGTTTGCCTCATTGCCTTTGGCGCGGGGAACACGAGACACTGTAACGCCACCCTCCATCCAAAAACAATTGGGTTCGTGATGTGGCCATTGAGGTTTGAGTTCATTTAATTCTAAAGCAGTCGGAATATAGATATCAATGCCTTTTTCTACCAGGAAATTCGCTACTTGGTTTTCTAACTCAATTGCATCCTCGCTAGCGCCTAAAACGATAACTAAAATATCTCGGCTCGGCTTAAGTTCGTCTTCGCTAAGGTTATGCAAAATCTTCTCAGCAAGTGCGCTCATTTCTGCTTTGCGAGAGCTATAAGTATTAAATTCTAATACAGGTTCTCCCCACAGTTCACCTATAGGATTTGGCGAATTATGAGGAGGCCGGTGAAGCGTGATTTTCTGACCTGAAATAAACTTGCCGGTGACTTCATAGCCGATTGCTTTCCAGTCCTCTGCACGGGTAATTCCTGTTAGCATTCCCTCTGGACGAAGCAATCCCATTCCTATCGCATGAGCTGCTGTAAGAATTGGCCCTGGAGTGCGATAACACCGGCGCATCACTTCATATTTTTTAATTCCCCCTGGATATTGCCCTCCTTTGGTTAATAATCCACTGATATTTTCACCAAACAATTCTTTAGTGGTGGGAATTTTTAAGCTATCTAAACTTTGCGCTTCATCATACGCCCAAATTAACCGACGCTGCTCTGGATGTTCCGGATCGGCGGGGCGCAATGCTTGATAAGCCAGCCAGTAAATTGCTTGTTTATCTTGATGTTTTAAATCGCCATCAGCAACTAAATCTTGCCCTTCATCAATCAAAATTGCATCAAAAAGCGGTTGAATTTCTATTTCTTCAGCTAACCGTTTGCACAAGTCTGCTAATCCGCGTCCAGGCTGTTTTTCCCTGGTGTCTCCTGTTGTCTTACGTCGAATTCCGTGGAATTCACAAATTGTACTATAAAGTCCCGGTTGCTCTTTCGCTCCCCACGCATGAAGCACTCGCAGCTTTTTATTTGTTTTTGGATCATAGTGAATATCTCCTCCGCTAAAGTGACGCAACCATTTATCGACCGATCCAATCATTAAATCGTAAAGGGTGCGGGTAAAAAATACTAAGGCAATATCCCAGTCTGGATGTTTTAAATGTATATGCGCTGCTTTTTGACACAGCAGAACTGTTTTTCCTGAGCCGGCAATTCCCCGCATCCGCTGAATACCTGGAGGAATTCCTTTACCAATATGTTCTTGTTGAAAATCTAATTCATAAAGTTTTTCTTGCAAAGCGGCAATAATGCTACCGCGAGTTTTATTATTGCTAGATCCAAGGGTGCGGGAGGGTTTTCTTAACACGGTAGTCCCGCCGATCACTGCCAGCATTAACTCCCACTGTTGCTCATCTAAATTGCTCCCCGCTATGGCTGGATTGCTTTGTTGAATTCGTTCCAGTAAGCCAGTTTCACTCAAATGTTCTTGGAAGATTATAGGAGGGCAATTGGGAAGCTGATCAAAGCCTTTTTCCTGCCATTCTTTTTGTGTGATCAAAGGCAGTGCAACAAGCGCTCGTCCTGTAACTTTGCCACAAATCGCCGTCTCCCGATCACAGTAGGCAATTAAAGCTTTAAGTTGACCTTCAGCTTGTTGATAAGGGTTCGCTTCTGTTGTAGAAAAATTCTGAAATTGCCACAGATTATCGTCAATTTCAATAATTTGATCAAGGGTTATAGATAAAACTTCGATTACGATTAAATTGAATTCTTTATCAGCAATAAGAATATCTGGCTCTTTTCGAGTTTCTCCAACTTTGGAAAAAAGAGGATAGCGCCAATAGCCGATACAATTTCTATCAGCGAACGCACTCCGCACTGCATCCCAAACTTTCTGTTCACCGGCTTCTGTGCTTGCTTCTAGCGGTTCTGTTGTGATGAACTTGCGACCCTGAGCTTCGTTACCAACGGCCATTTGGCTTACCAAACCCTACTTGCTCAAAGCTACTCCACAAAGGGTTAAAGCCGGCTCTATTTCAACATTTTGTAAAATATCGCGCTGTAAGTCCCGCAATACTGCCGGCAAGCCCAAGCTCACACCCGTGGGCAGTCAAGGGTGCCTAAAACGGCAACTTTTATATAAATTGTTGGCAAAGTGAGATATTGCTGGAGTCAGCATTTTTCCGTGAACTTACTATGTGAGAAAAAATTTTACTGTCAAGCCCTCTGTTTTAACACTTAATATCATTCTAGAATCGCCCCAAATTTGATCACTAACTATTAAAGCTGTCAGTATTTCTACGGTATAACCCTCAGTTTCATACCAAGAAATTTTTACAAAGCCAATTGCACTTAATTACAACCTAAACAAAGTGCGAAAAATTTCTTGACAAAATTCTTTCCAAACATTAAATTTATACAAAGTTACTCAAAGGCAAAGTCATGGCAACCGACACCCCCAACACAGATCCAGTTCTTTTCAACAACAACAACTTGAACTTAGATGAAGCAACCACCGGCACAATTGTTAATACGCGGTTAAGAATTCAAGATGCCGACGGCGATACCATTACTTATACGCTAACAGCCTTACCGGCTAACGGAACGCTCAAGCTAAATGAGACTGAACTCGACTTGAGTAACAACAACAAGTTTACTCAAGCGGATATCGATAATAATCGGCTGACTTACACCCATCAAGGCACAAAAACTACCAGCGACAGCCTGAGCTTCACTGCCACAGATGGCATGGGCGGCAACATCAGCAACACCACCTTTAATATTACAATCAACCCGATAAACCACATCCCTAGCCAGATAAATCTTAGCAAGAATAGCATTGCCGAAAACAGCGCCACTGGCACCGTTATTGCTGATTTGTCTACGGTTGATCTGAACGTCCAAGATACCCACACTTATAAATTATTTGATAGTGTAGGGGGACGATTCAAAATAGAAGACAATCAGTTAAAAGTGGCTGATAGTAGCCTATTCAACTTTGAAAATGGAAGCAATAGTCATCTGATTTATATCCAATCTACTGATAACGGAACTCCAGCACTCAGTAGTTCTTGGAAACCTTTCACAATTAATATCACTGATGTGAATGAAGCGCCGGCAGTCGCGCAAATTCTTTCTAATCAAACCATAAACGCTGGATCTGCCTTCAGTTACCAGATTGCCGCTGATACGTTTACCGATGTTGATGCCGGCGACACCCTCACGTTAAAAGCAACGCTGACGAATGGCGAACCTCTACCGGCTTGGTTGAGTTTTGACGCAGCAACCGGCAGCTTTAGCGGCACTCCCACGAATATTAATGCCGGCAATCTCAACCTGCAAATTACAGCCACAGATCAAGCCGGTGCCAGTGTCAGCACAGCTTTTGAGTTGGAAGTCAATTCGCTAAATCATGCGCCGGTGCGAAATAAACCGCTCTTTAGGCAAGGGGTTGACTGGACAGCAAATCCTCAGTTCCGCAGCAGTGGAGTATTTACTTTTGCGGAAGACACTTTTATCGATCCGGATGCCGGTGATACCCTAACTTATACGGCTAATTGGGTACCTAAGGTGAATTGGAATTGGCAAGATGTCAATGGAGTATTCGCTCCAACTGTGATCTCTGCGCCTCAAAAATTTGCCTTACCTGACACAATTAAATTCGATCCCACAACCTGCACTTTCACAATTGATCCATCCTTACGCGGTGATATTTGGATTGAGGTAATCGCAACAGATCAATCGGGTGCTAGTGTTAGCGACTTATTCCATATTTTTTACCATCCTAATGGAACAGGCGTAGCGATTGATAATTACATTTCTGATGGCACGGCTTTCTTTGATGCCAATAAAAATTGGGTACAGGATGCAAATGAGCCATTCGCCATAACGAATGAAAAAGGCGAATTTTCCATAGACAATCTCGATTTTGAGACGTTAGATACCAATCAGAATGGCTTACTTGAGCCAGAAGAAGGCCGCATCGTCGTCACCGGCGGGATTGATGTGGCAACCGGCTTACCTCTAGAAACTCCTATTACTGCGCTACCCAATTCCTTTGTCGTCAGTATGTTAACCAGCGTAGTCGCAGATTTAGTTGACCAAGG from Microcoleus sp. FACHB-68 includes:
- a CDS encoding heavy metal-responsive transcriptional regulator; this encodes MGTRAIAKLLKIGEVAAGTGLPVKTIRYYDEIGLLAPTVERSDSGYRLFTEAIMNRLAFIKRAQSLGLSLSEIQELLSVHDRGELPCGEVKHRLQTKLEEIAEQIAALEMLKAELQGLLSGWEEQPPAHLIAQTICPNIQSNNDE
- a CDS encoding putative Ig domain-containing protein, which gives rise to MATDTPNTDPVLFNNNNLNLDEATTGTIVNTRLRIQDADGDTITYTLTALPANGTLKLNETELDLSNNNKFTQADIDNNRLTYTHQGTKTTSDSLSFTATDGMGGNISNTTFNITINPINHIPSQINLSKNSIAENSATGTVIADLSTVDLNVQDTHTYKLFDSVGGRFKIEDNQLKVADSSLFNFENGSNSHLIYIQSTDNGTPALSSSWKPFTINITDVNEAPAVAQILSNQTINAGSAFSYQIAADTFTDVDAGDTLTLKATLTNGEPLPAWLSFDAATGSFSGTPTNINAGNLNLQITATDQAGASVSTAFELEVNSLNHAPVRNKPLFRQGVDWTANPQFRSSGVFTFAEDTFIDPDAGDTLTYTANWVPKVNWNWQDVNGVFAPTVISAPQKFALPDTIKFDPTTCTFTIDPSLRGDIWIEVIATDQSGASVSDLFHIFYHPNGTGVAIDNYISDGTAFFDANKNWVQDANEPFAITNEKGEFSIDNLDFETLDTNQNGLLEPEEGRIVVTGGIDVATGLPLETPITALPNSFVVSMLTSVVADLVDQGLSEYDAQNLLKAALSLPSDADLATFDPVAATNNNQAGGAEVFAGMIKMQNVVTQIVSLLDGASSASTAELTKAVVWEIATRIQLGQPLDLSAPEQLAQLIQDAATEAQTIDPAININAVINVAQQAAVIIAESNQSIDQAVANNAGTGITTEVARAQVITLGEITKDLKEVTAGTQTIDQAIAENTGEALDKQILAATIKGDTITGTAGNDTLNGSANNDSINGGAGMDVIRGDKGKDSLTGGTGNDQFVIRSADGSDLITDFAGVGKGIRPTSEIIASADTLKFEGAGLIAQNMILTQSGTDLLIAFDGVADTQVTLQNFALENLDNLLKSTDASVDLGNILFDGDTKLSDSFDVIDANQQFNRRVYRPNKTTFLNDLDNNTQGLEKSNDVINGQGGNDTLTGLSGNDILRGGSGDDLLNGGQGNDTLSGGSGRDRFLLAKGKNSDVVTDFQDGIDSLVLCGGLKFAQLSITQGAGATLINMAGSGELLASLNGVQANLIGVEDFATI
- a CDS encoding tyrosinase family protein — its product is MSRFVNAIQTLKTRTVRAANGVVVSEYDQFVATHLGAMDLAGRPGPDGRPLFNAAHGRAGFLPWHRTFIYEFERALQTVDPTVTIPYWDWTDANATQNVILSQNFMGGNGFNANGNPGGPVRTGPFTTANGWVQRSDLSGDVWLGTSTGTQALTRNLGNFAPRTAANPRGLITAAQEDAALTTPSYQTLNSRLELNIHNPMHNWVGGSMNTMASNNDPMFYMLHANVDRLWARWQTAVAGTGRLNGAEAYPNSFQGYGHSRLDPMWPWDRGQSKVAADLAALIPGLPGIAPTNTNFSSFLMASAPEDLFSDTTGNVYNPWGHHAYHGDEPCPDEVNMPCDMPCHQSENVPEPASILGLLAFGALGAGRLRKGKQPQKA
- a CDS encoding TOBE domain-containing protein, yielding MLLSYRQSLAIFEVPAVTIKISGRNQLTGRVTDIQLGDILAEVTIQVGDNLIDAVITRRSAENLKIAIGDEVTALIKATEVMVIKEVD
- a CDS encoding nuclease-related domain-containing DEAD/DEAH box helicase, which encodes MAVGNEAQGRKFITTEPLEASTEAGEQKVWDAVRSAFADRNCIGYWRYPLFSKVGETRKEPDILIADKEFNLIVIEVLSITLDQIIEIDDNLWQFQNFSTTEANPYQQAEGQLKALIAYCDRETAICGKVTGRALVALPLITQKEWQEKGFDQLPNCPPIIFQEHLSETGLLERIQQSNPAIAGSNLDEQQWELMLAVIGGTTVLRKPSRTLGSSNNKTRGSIIAALQEKLYELDFQQEHIGKGIPPGIQRMRGIAGSGKTVLLCQKAAHIHLKHPDWDIALVFFTRTLYDLMIGSVDKWLRHFSGGDIHYDPKTNKKLRVLHAWGAKEQPGLYSTICEFHGIRRKTTGDTREKQPGRGLADLCKRLAEEIEIQPLFDAILIDEGQDLVADGDLKHQDKQAIYWLAYQALRPADPEHPEQRRLIWAYDEAQSLDSLKIPTTKELFGENISGLLTKGGQYPGGIKKYEVMRRCYRTPGPILTAAHAIGMGLLRPEGMLTGITRAEDWKAIGYEVTGKFISGQKITLHRPPHNSPNPIGELWGEPVLEFNTYSSRKAEMSALAEKILHNLSEDELKPSRDILVIVLGASEDAIELENQVANFLVEKGIDIYIPTALELNELKPQWPHHEPNCFWMEGGVTVSRVPRAKGNEANMVYVVGCDNVARNDSDVSLRNQLFIALTRARGWANLSGVGDYPMYGEIQQVMDSGDTFSFTYKRPLKRDIGDREAV
- a CDS encoding WD40 repeat domain-containing protein, which produces MRKLLHSVFSILHFLKWKTILLGVFLAVSIANISHTSSVSATTKSLISSTEISRIIPRPSAWESPQLIRILEDHKGTVETLSFSPDGQILASGGGSLDPRIRIWDLQKGEKIRTLKGHKTRVLALAIAPDGETLTSGSDDSLLNIWNFKTGKLNHTFLEPASNILSLAISPNGQTLVSGGLDGIKLWDLTKQRPLQDFVRYEIFYSVAISPDNRLLVSGSKDATVKVWDLSTGNFIGTLKGHTQPVSALVFTPDSQTLITGSYDTTIKVWNIQTGELIHTLFDHTSQIDSLAMNPDGQTLASAGHDGIRVWDLNTQQLIVKFPAHSDWVQSLAFSPDGQTLASGGFDKLIKIWQASPPPQEVLTGNGI
- the ald gene encoding alanine dehydrogenase encodes the protein MEIGVPKETKDQEFRVGLSPSSVRVLCEKGHSVFVETGAGAGAGLGDEDYIQAGAKIVGSAKDAWDRELVVKVKEPLSPEYPFLQKEQLLFTYLHLAADRTLTEHLIDSGVSAIAYETVELPDKRLPLLTPMSIIAGRLAVQFGSRFLERQQGGRGVLLGGVPGVMPGKVVILGAGIVGTEAARMAVGMGAQVQILDINVERLAYLETLFGSRVQLLYSQPLQVESLVPDADLLIGAVLVLGRRAPVLVSRNLVGKMRPGSVIIDVAVDQGGCVETLRPTSHTHPTYVEEGVVHYGVPNMPGAVPWTATQALNNSTLPYVLKLANQGITALDTEPVLASGLNVRNHQLVHPAVREVFPDLAAMS